A stretch of the Lactuca sativa cultivar Salinas chromosome 9, Lsat_Salinas_v11, whole genome shotgun sequence genome encodes the following:
- the LOC111903039 gene encoding probable serine/threonine-protein kinase PBL11 — protein sequence MSSSGFNLEEYRIPLTEINRATENFNSETLVGDGGFGMVYRGQLSKDWRHRLVAVKRLDRNGYQGNKEFLNELNLVASFDHSNIIRFVGYCDDENEKIIVCAYATNGSLDYHLQNPNMRRRLTWEQRLKICLGAARGIEYLHSGRVCSEVIHRDMKSANILLDDNMDAKICDFGLSRLDSTNQSDNGVLTKVAGTRFYMDPVYNERSRLTKESDIYSFGVVMFEMSSGMMAYIPSRIEDSKGRYLIDIVRSYYDDHKFVDKLIDPAIKVQIDMSSFDKFNKIAHECISLDISKRPRIDKLITTIEEALNIQADSVWESLLPPGYREVIARAVSQLVFVSKKQLYLSLSNSHILLDGGYLSFQIDKISGKKCYMLGAKGLSIEWQDDKRYWKWEHIPESRFAEVCTVIEVTWLAIHGTISVGMLSRNCTYVAYLVFRTTGESKGLDVPAEAKVTFCGTKMVTENVYLQRPEAPGGTQHVPDQQEKNVFPRRRNDGWMEIELGEFKCIEGDDGEVEMTFDEHKSYKKGLIVEGIELRPK from the exons ATGTCTTCGTCAGGGTTTAACCTTGAAGAATATCGAATTCCACTGACGGAGATCAACCGGGCCACAGAAAACTTCAATTCAGAAACTCTGGTCGGAGATGGTGGATTTGGTATGGTCTACAGAGGACAACTCTCTAAAGACTGGAGACACCGCCTAGTAGCCGTTAAACGCCTTGATCGTAACGGTTATCAAGGAAATAAGGAGTTCCTTAATGAACTCAATTTGGTTGCAAGTTTTGACCATTCAAACATCATCCGATTCGTTGGCTACTGTGATGATGAGAATGAGAAAATTATAGTTTGTGCGTATGCAACTAACGGAAGCCTTGATTATCACCTCCAAAACCCAAATATGAGGCGGCGCCTAACATGGGAACAACGCCTGAAGATATGCTTAGGGGCAGCAAGAGGAATAGAGTACCTTCACTCGGGTAGGGTGTGCAGCGAAGTAATTCATAGAGATATGAAGAGTGCGAATATTTTGTTAGATGATAATATGGACGCCAAAATATGTGATTTTGGTTTGTCAAGATTAGATTCAACAAATCAGTCAGATAATGGTGTCCTTACAAAGGTTGCTGGTACAAGGTTTTACATGGATCCTGTTTACAACGAAAGAAGTAGGCTCACTAAAGAGTCCGACATATATTCATTTGGAGTGGTAATGTTTGAAATGTCTAGTGGGATGATGGCTTATATTCCAAGTCGCATTGAAGATTCTAAGGGACGATATCTTATTGACATCGTCCGAAGCTACTATGACGACCATAAATTTGTTGACAAGTTAATAGATCCGGCTATCAAAGTTCAGATTGATATGAGTTCTTTTGATAAATTTAATAAAATTGCACATGAGTGCATTAGCTTGGACATAAGCAAACGCCCTAGGATAGATAAGCTTATCACAACGATCGAGGAAGCACTGAATATTCAA GCAGATTCGGTTTGGGAGTCGCTTCTGCCACCAGGTTATCGTGAAGTCATTGCGAGGGCGGTTTCTCAGCTGGTATTTGTCTCTAAAAAGCAACTCTACCTCTCCTTATCCAACTCACATATCCTCCTCGATGGTGGGTATCTG AGTTTCCAAATAGACAAGATCAGTGGAAAAAAGTGTTATATGTTGGGGGCAAAAGGTCTATCCATTGAATGGCAAGATGATAAACGATACTGGAAATGGGAGCATATACCTGAATCAag GTTCGCGGAGGTGTGCACAGTTATAGAAGTAACTTGGCTTGCGATTCATGGCACAATATCAGTTGGGATGTTGTCAAGAAATTGTACATATGTTGCGTATCTTGTCTTTCGAACTACTGGGGAGTCAAAGGGACTTGATGTGCCAGCAGAAGCAAAAGTAACATTCTGTGGTACAAAAATGGTCACTGAAAATGTGTATCTTCAAAGACCAGAGGCACCTGGTGGAACACAACACGTGCCTGATCAGCAAGAGAAAAATGTGTTTCCTCGCAGGAGAAATGATGGGTGGATGGAGATTGAGTTGGGAGAATTTAAGTGCATTGAAGGAGATGATGGGGAGGTTGAGATGACCTTTGATGAGCACAAAAGCTATAAGAAAGGTCTTATCGTGGAGGGAATTGAGCTTCGGCCTAAATAA